One window from the genome of Erwinia sorbitola encodes:
- a CDS encoding biofilm development regulator YmgB/AriR family protein, with protein MSQQLPGAGRAITDYFNSPSFHAPKESELLEAVMHELMKSGRTPSNKAIIASVIDRLEQEVDESVLEGYRNLLAQILAGTR; from the coding sequence ATGAGTCAGCAGCTACCGGGCGCCGGGCGCGCCATCACCGATTATTTTAACAGCCCGTCGTTTCATGCACCGAAAGAGAGTGAATTACTGGAAGCGGTCATGCATGAGTTGATGAAGTCCGGCAGAACGCCTAGTAATAAAGCCATAATAGCCAGTGTGATTGATCGTCTGGAGCAGGAAGTTGATGAGTCGGTACTTGAAGGTTATCGCAATCTACTGGCCCAGATTCTGGCAGGCACCCGATAG
- a CDS encoding thioredoxin domain-containing protein: MRNWHNTLINQFKKVSNYLLLPLLVMILFIRLIDGIRAPNLPDDIAVQILHTIDGKNLTLAELSEKTPLLVWFWDRWCGTCHDTIPLLMKLNDKHTNVLTIANRSGNDINIVRFLNGHHLTLPVVNDNHGELAARWQITTTPTLLIVAKGEVVGTTSGWTSAPGIGLRLWWVRKWHY, from the coding sequence ATGCGCAACTGGCACAACACACTGATAAACCAATTTAAGAAGGTCAGCAATTACCTGCTGCTTCCTCTTCTGGTCATGATTTTATTTATTCGCCTGATCGACGGTATTCGCGCCCCAAATCTTCCCGACGATATCGCCGTGCAGATTCTGCATACCATCGACGGGAAGAATCTGACGCTGGCGGAACTGAGTGAGAAAACGCCTCTACTGGTCTGGTTCTGGGATCGCTGGTGCGGAACCTGCCATGACACCATCCCGCTGCTGATGAAACTGAATGACAAGCATACCAATGTGCTGACTATCGCTAATCGCTCAGGCAATGACATTAACATTGTGCGCTTTTTAAATGGACATCATCTGACGCTACCCGTGGTAAACGACAACCACGGCGAACTGGCTGCCCGCTGGCAGATAACCACCACGCCCACGCTGCTGATTGTGGCAAAAGGGGAAGTTGTTGGTACCACCAGCGGCTGGACAAGCGCACCGGGGATTGGCTTACGCCTCTGGTGGGTAAGAAAATGGCATTATTGA
- a CDS encoding I78 family peptidase inhibitor has translation MKHYGKIAVFAALIALSGCQSGSEKSAATAPVDPEMDMCGASQYQQYVGKPLSAIESLRFDRTVRAIPYNSAVTMDFNLNRINFMGDKQNVISRVYCG, from the coding sequence GTGAAACATTATGGAAAAATTGCCGTATTTGCAGCACTGATTGCTTTATCGGGATGCCAGTCTGGCAGTGAGAAAAGTGCAGCAACGGCCCCGGTCGATCCAGAAATGGATATGTGTGGTGCATCGCAATATCAGCAATATGTTGGCAAGCCGCTGTCGGCGATTGAGTCGCTGCGTTTTGACCGCACGGTACGTGCAATACCGTATAACTCTGCCGTCACCATGGACTTCAATCTTAATCGCATCAACTTTATGGGCGATAAGCAGAACGTGATTAGCCGGGTCTACTGCGGATAA
- a CDS encoding CPBP family intramembrane glutamic endopeptidase: protein MTPSTDRVNHTLLCAGVFMVWYAITVILSSFPHFELLKSRGLLMPILCLFEFAALVPIYRWYLRSYSDIPLGHLRARQSLLFSVLLLAVIASQSLYLRQESWTGEQLSHSNLNLLWFTLAVVVLAPVFEEILFRGFILQAFMMWAPRQRIACSLLASIIFAAMHTQYVHLQTMIALMILSLLLCAARIISGGLKLPIFLHMLNNLLGIGPMLWSALSQ, encoded by the coding sequence ATGACACCATCGACCGACCGGGTGAACCATACCCTGCTTTGCGCAGGTGTATTTATGGTCTGGTACGCCATTACGGTGATACTCAGCAGTTTTCCTCATTTTGAGCTGCTGAAAAGTCGCGGCCTGCTGATGCCGATACTCTGCCTGTTTGAATTTGCCGCTCTGGTGCCAATCTATCGCTGGTATCTGCGTAGCTATTCCGACATTCCATTGGGCCATCTGCGGGCACGCCAGTCACTGCTGTTTAGCGTACTGCTGCTGGCGGTGATTGCCAGTCAGTCACTCTACCTGCGGCAGGAGAGCTGGACAGGCGAGCAACTCAGCCACAGTAATCTCAATCTGCTGTGGTTTACCCTCGCAGTAGTGGTTCTGGCTCCGGTATTTGAAGAGATACTGTTTCGCGGCTTTATACTCCAGGCTTTTATGATGTGGGCACCGCGTCAGCGTATCGCCTGCTCGCTGCTGGCCTCGATTATTTTCGCCGCCATGCATACCCAGTACGTGCATCTGCAAACCATGATTGCCCTGATGATACTTTCGCTGCTGCTGTGTGCGGCACGCATAATCTCTGGCGGACTAAAACTACCGATATTCCTCCATATGCTGAACAACCTCCTGGGCATCGGTCCAATGCTGTGGAGCGCTCTCAGTCAATAG
- a CDS encoding ABC transporter substrate-binding protein, producing MKIAVPSVIALALAASFAASAATPADTLVIAQSIDDAKSFDPADGFELTSVQAFTNLYQRLVQSDPQNPIDLKPTLATSWTPGSDNRSMTFTLREGAKFASGNPLRPEDVIFSLSRVVKLNLDPSFILTQLGWTKENVDAQLKKIDDNHVQISWSANVSPTYVLSLLAAPVSSIVDEKTVTAHEQNGDLGNKWLALNSAGSGPYQIRKYIPHEVVLFSANPTSPAGAPKLKNVLIKNVPEPAARRLLLEQGDADIARNLGADQMASLKGKAGVKTLAVPMASLYYIQFNIDANPVLKNPALWEASRYLFDYKGIANDLLKGQFQVHQSFLPEGFLGALNENPYSYDPEKAKAILKKAGLTNVSFKLAVSNQPPYLDIAQALQASFAKGGVKVEVQPGISSEVATRVKAHQYESTLNAWGADYFDPNTNAAAFAYNPEDGSKTLAWRSNWHIPELSKQTLAATAETDKAKRVELYEKMQREVQKNSPYVIGMQARNLVALRDNLKGYVQGINPDMVYYSQVTK from the coding sequence ATGAAAATTGCAGTCCCTTCTGTTATCGCCCTGGCACTGGCAGCATCCTTTGCTGCATCGGCCGCGACGCCTGCTGACACTCTGGTTATCGCCCAGTCCATCGATGATGCGAAAAGCTTCGATCCGGCAGATGGCTTCGAACTGACCTCAGTACAGGCATTCACTAACCTGTATCAGCGCCTGGTGCAGTCTGACCCGCAAAATCCGATCGATCTCAAACCTACGCTCGCCACCAGCTGGACTCCGGGCAGCGATAACCGCAGCATGACGTTTACCCTGCGTGAAGGGGCCAAATTTGCCTCTGGCAATCCGCTGCGCCCGGAAGATGTGATCTTCTCGCTGTCGCGTGTGGTCAAACTTAATCTCGACCCCTCCTTTATTCTGACCCAGCTGGGCTGGACAAAAGAGAATGTCGACGCCCAGCTTAAGAAGATCGACGATAATCATGTGCAGATCAGCTGGAGCGCGAATGTCAGTCCGACCTATGTCCTGAGCCTGCTGGCCGCACCGGTTTCATCCATCGTTGATGAAAAAACCGTGACCGCGCACGAGCAGAACGGCGATCTGGGTAATAAGTGGCTGGCGCTGAATTCCGCAGGCAGCGGCCCGTATCAGATTCGCAAATACATTCCTCATGAGGTGGTGCTGTTCAGCGCTAACCCGACCTCTCCGGCGGGTGCACCGAAGCTGAAGAATGTGCTGATTAAGAACGTGCCTGAACCTGCTGCCCGCCGCCTGCTGCTGGAGCAGGGGGATGCCGATATTGCGCGTAACCTGGGTGCTGACCAGATGGCGTCCCTGAAAGGGAAAGCGGGCGTGAAAACCCTCGCGGTGCCAATGGCCTCTCTGTATTACATTCAGTTCAACATTGATGCTAACCCGGTGCTGAAAAACCCGGCACTGTGGGAAGCTTCGCGCTATCTGTTCGACTATAAAGGCATCGCTAACGACCTGCTGAAAGGTCAGTTCCAGGTGCATCAGTCATTCCTGCCGGAAGGTTTCCTCGGCGCGCTGAATGAAAACCCGTACAGCTACGACCCGGAAAAAGCCAAAGCGATTCTGAAAAAGGCGGGCCTGACCAACGTCAGCTTTAAGCTGGCCGTCAGCAACCAGCCGCCGTATCTGGATATTGCCCAGGCATTACAGGCAAGCTTTGCCAAAGGTGGCGTAAAAGTTGAGGTGCAGCCGGGTATCAGCTCTGAAGTAGCCACCCGCGTGAAAGCCCATCAGTACGAATCAACCCTGAATGCCTGGGGCGCGGACTATTTCGATCCGAATACCAACGCCGCCGCCTTTGCCTATAATCCTGAAGATGGCAGCAAAACGCTGGCATGGCGCTCTAACTGGCATATTCCTGAACTGAGCAAGCAGACGCTGGCCGCCACGGCAGAAACCGATAAAGCTAAACGCGTTGAGCTGTATGAAAAAATGCAGCGCGAAGTGCAGAAAAACTCACCGTATGTTATCGGCATGCAGGCCAGGAATCTGGTGGCGCTGCGCGATAACCTGAAAGGCTACGTGCAGGGGATCAACCCGGATATGGTTTACTACAGCCAGGTCACCAAGTAA
- a CDS encoding ABC transporter permease yields the protein MAVAEHSAGSSARLFWRRSGGALSALLSLVVTLLGLLVFTFALSHLSPVDPVLQIAGDHASESTYAQVRASLGLDQPVPLQFWHYLEHLVRGDLGISSITNQPVASDLLRTFPATIELATCAMIFGAVFGILLALLAAWKPGSVLDNVARMISLLGYSVPVFWLGLLGLLLFYAVLHWSAGPGRLDDIWIYTLEPKTGLVLIDSWLSGDMEMFRNAIAHLWLPVVVLGLLSMATITRLLRAALLEESSKEYVTLARAKGASRGRILLLHIFPNVRGTLITVLALSYATLLEGSVLTETVFAWPGVGRYMTTALFASDTPAILGSTLLIGGCFIAINALADALTYLTDPRTR from the coding sequence ATGGCGGTAGCCGAACACAGCGCCGGGTCTTCTGCCCGGCTTTTCTGGCGCCGTAGCGGTGGGGCACTCAGTGCCCTGCTCTCGCTGGTGGTGACGCTGCTGGGGCTGCTGGTGTTTACCTTTGCTCTCTCGCATCTTTCCCCGGTCGATCCGGTATTGCAAATCGCAGGCGATCACGCCAGCGAGTCTACCTATGCTCAGGTGCGCGCCAGCCTCGGGCTTGATCAGCCGGTACCGCTGCAATTCTGGCACTATCTGGAACACTTAGTGCGCGGCGATCTTGGTATCTCCAGCATCACTAATCAGCCCGTTGCCAGCGATCTGCTGCGCACCTTCCCGGCCACTATTGAGCTGGCGACGTGCGCGATGATCTTTGGTGCGGTGTTTGGCATTTTGCTGGCACTGCTGGCAGCATGGAAGCCAGGCAGCGTGCTGGATAACGTGGCGCGTATGATCTCCCTGCTGGGCTATTCGGTGCCGGTTTTCTGGCTCGGATTGCTCGGATTGCTGCTGTTCTACGCGGTGCTGCACTGGTCTGCCGGGCCGGGACGTCTGGATGATATCTGGATTTACACCCTGGAACCGAAGACCGGTCTGGTGCTGATCGACAGCTGGCTCTCCGGTGATATGGAGATGTTCCGCAACGCCATTGCTCACCTGTGGCTGCCGGTGGTGGTGCTCGGCCTGCTATCGATGGCAACCATTACCCGCCTGCTGCGCGCAGCTCTGCTGGAAGAGAGCAGTAAAGAGTATGTCACTCTTGCTCGTGCCAAAGGTGCGAGCCGTGGGCGTATTCTCCTGCTGCATATTTTCCCTAACGTACGCGGGACGCTGATTACCGTGCTGGCGCTCTCTTATGCCACGCTGCTGGAAGGTTCGGTGCTGACTGAAACCGTCTTTGCCTGGCCTGGCGTCGGGCGTTATATGACCACCGCGCTGTTCGCCTCCGATACCCCGGCGATCCTCGGCTCCACCCTGCTGATTGGCGGCTGCTTTATCGCCATCAATGCGCTGGCGGATGCGTTAACTTATCTGACCGACCCGAGAACCCGATGA
- a CDS encoding ABC transporter permease: MTQSLSETASVKPRARRTRRNITLTIGLSLVALLIFAALFAPLLAPFDPNAQEMGVRLMPPSASHWLGTDGFGRDLLSRVIYGARPTLLLVSLILVLTIPVGMLIGISAGYLGGWSERVLMRITDIFLSLPNLVIALALVAMMGPGLMNGALALALTSWPPFARQARAETLALRRSDYLAAARMQGINGIRLMFGHILPLCLPTAVVRAALSLGGIILSAAGLGFLGMGIQPPTAEWGSMVAEGSKVIFDQWWVAAVPGGAILFASLAFNLTGDGLRDRLDTRNGN; encoded by the coding sequence ATGACGCAATCTCTTTCTGAAACTGCAAGCGTCAAGCCGCGCGCGCGGCGTACACGTCGTAATATTACGCTAACCATTGGCCTTAGCCTGGTTGCCCTGTTGATTTTTGCCGCGCTGTTTGCACCGCTGCTGGCCCCCTTTGATCCCAATGCCCAGGAGATGGGCGTGCGCCTGATGCCGCCTTCCGCCAGCCACTGGCTGGGCACCGATGGTTTTGGCCGCGACCTGTTATCCCGGGTGATTTACGGCGCACGGCCTACCCTGCTGCTGGTGTCGCTGATTCTGGTACTGACCATTCCGGTAGGCATGCTGATCGGTATCAGCGCCGGTTATCTCGGCGGCTGGAGTGAGCGCGTACTGATGCGTATCACCGATATTTTTCTCTCGCTACCTAATCTGGTGATTGCGCTGGCGCTGGTGGCCATGATGGGACCAGGATTAATGAACGGTGCACTGGCGCTGGCGCTGACCAGCTGGCCGCCATTCGCACGCCAGGCACGAGCAGAGACGCTGGCGCTGCGCCGTAGCGACTATCTTGCCGCCGCGCGAATGCAGGGAATTAACGGCATACGTCTGATGTTTGGCCATATTTTGCCGCTCTGCCTGCCAACTGCCGTGGTGCGCGCCGCCCTGAGCCTCGGAGGGATTATTCTCTCCGCAGCGGGCCTCGGGTTCCTCGGTATGGGCATTCAGCCGCCGACCGCTGAATGGGGTTCGATGGTGGCCGAAGGCAGCAAAGTGATTTTTGATCAGTGGTGGGTGGCTGCCGTTCCCGGTGGCGCGATTCTGTTCGCCAGCCTGGCATTTAACCTGACAGGCGATGGCCTGCGTGACCGACTGGATACCCGCAATGGCAACTGA
- a CDS encoding ABC transporter ATP-binding protein, producing the protein MATDSSAQIVADGLTISSADGIALVKNISFTLGRERVALVGESGSGKSLTARSLMGLLAPSLQVQANTLSIAGEDALTLNERRWSQLRGSQLGMVMQDPKYALNPLRTIGWQVAEPLKLHGRFSRAEIKEKVCDMLDAVGLPQPAEQMKRYPHQLSGGMGQRVMLAMALIAEPRFLIADEPTSALDHAMRDQVLGLIRNLVEQRNMGLLLISHDLQQVSEHCERVMVMYQGEVLDQLAAADLPNATHPYTRTLWSCRPNKSTRGKPLPVLDREALARGLSHD; encoded by the coding sequence ATGGCAACTGATTCCTCTGCACAGATCGTCGCTGACGGTTTGACGATTAGCAGCGCTGACGGTATAGCGCTGGTGAAAAATATCAGCTTTACCCTTGGACGTGAGCGCGTGGCGCTGGTCGGGGAGTCCGGCTCCGGAAAATCATTAACCGCACGCTCGCTGATGGGGCTGCTGGCCCCGTCACTGCAAGTTCAGGCCAACACGCTGAGTATCGCCGGTGAGGATGCCCTGACGCTTAACGAACGGCGCTGGAGCCAGCTGCGCGGCAGTCAGCTTGGCATGGTGATGCAGGATCCGAAATACGCGCTCAATCCACTGCGCACCATTGGCTGGCAGGTAGCAGAACCTCTGAAGCTGCATGGCCGTTTCAGCCGTGCGGAAATCAAAGAAAAGGTCTGCGATATGCTTGATGCCGTCGGCCTGCCGCAGCCAGCAGAGCAGATGAAACGCTATCCGCATCAGCTCTCCGGCGGTATGGGTCAGCGCGTTATGCTGGCCATGGCGCTGATCGCCGAACCGCGTTTTCTGATCGCCGACGAACCCACCTCCGCACTCGATCACGCGATGCGCGATCAGGTGCTGGGACTGATCCGCAACCTGGTGGAGCAGCGTAATATGGGCCTGCTGCTGATCAGCCACGATCTGCAACAGGTTTCTGAACATTGCGAGCGCGTGATGGTGATGTATCAGGGCGAAGTGCTCGATCAGCTGGCGGCGGCAGATTTACCGAATGCTACTCATCCCTACACCCGTACGCTGTGGTCATGCCGCCCGAACAAATCAACCCGGGGTAAACCGCTGCCGGTACTGGATCGCGAAGCGCTGGCAAGGGGACTCAGCCATGATTGA
- a CDS encoding ABC transporter ATP-binding protein translates to MIELSQLSVAHKQGYDLRTVVHDVTLSVSPGECFGLVGPSGCGKSSLLWVMAGLNPHWQGEMQLAGHQAQPGKPFTGQLRRDVQMVFQDPYASLHPRHRLRRTLAEPLKLLKTDNINDRIDQGFRHVGLDPALADRYPHQISGGQRQRVAIVRALLLEPKILLLDEPTSALDMSVQAEILNLLNQLKQQDNLTMVLVSHDPDVIDHMCDRAVQMAQGRIVG, encoded by the coding sequence ATGATTGAATTATCCCAACTGAGCGTGGCTCACAAGCAGGGCTATGACCTGCGTACCGTTGTCCATGATGTGACGCTTTCAGTTAGTCCCGGTGAATGTTTCGGGCTGGTTGGCCCTTCCGGCTGTGGAAAATCGTCGCTGCTATGGGTGATGGCGGGATTAAATCCGCACTGGCAGGGCGAGATGCAGCTGGCGGGTCATCAGGCGCAGCCGGGCAAGCCATTTACCGGGCAGCTCAGACGTGATGTACAGATGGTATTTCAGGATCCGTATGCCTCACTGCATCCCCGCCATCGCCTGCGTCGTACCCTGGCCGAGCCGCTGAAACTGCTCAAAACAGACAATATTAATGATCGCATCGATCAGGGCTTCCGACATGTCGGACTGGATCCGGCCCTCGCCGATCGCTATCCGCATCAGATTTCTGGCGGTCAGCGTCAGCGCGTTGCCATCGTACGGGCACTGCTGCTTGAACCTAAAATCCTGCTGCTGGACGAACCCACCTCAGCGCTGGATATGTCGGTGCAGGCAGAGATCCTCAATCTGCTGAATCAGCTTAAACAGCAGGACAACCTGACGATGGTACTGGTGAGCCACGATCCGGATGTGATCGACCATATGTGCGATCGCGCCGTACAGATGGCGCAGGGCCGTATCGTTGGTTAA
- a CDS encoding ABC transporter substrate-binding protein: MQKLVPLLLASTLALTYSAQAATPADTLVVALSLDGIISFDPAESFETVSTSSLRNVYQTLVAPEIHNERNLTPALASKWQPGSTDHSLLFTLKPGQKFASGNPVTSDDVIYSLTRAVKLNKTPVFILGEFGWTPENIDTQFTRKSDSQFELRWQSAIGQDLALRLLTSAVASTVDSKLVQQHVSQQDYGNNWLRTHSAGSGAYTISKYVPQQALVLEQNPHAQPAPHLKRVLLKSVADAGSRRLLLEKGDADVAYDLGADQFATLKNQTNVRVASYPSSLIYYLAFNTQDKQQPALGNPALWQAARWLVDYSSLSTQLLKGQYQPHQAFLPAGFDGALTSQPFHYDLAKAKAILAKGGIKPGTRFSLTIINQPPYSDVAQALQASFARADIQIDIQPVAESELWGKMRGRNFQSIFIYWGADYVDANSNASTFAYNVAGGPKTLAWRIGWNIPELSAKTRAAAAESDVKKRTALYQELQTDIEQNSPYVVTLQGQKQVGLGKNIDGDYQGIGNSLLYFDLVSKK; the protein is encoded by the coding sequence ATGCAAAAACTTGTTCCACTGCTCCTTGCCAGCACGCTGGCTTTAACCTATAGCGCTCAGGCCGCTACTCCTGCCGATACGCTGGTGGTGGCTCTCTCACTTGACGGGATTATCAGCTTCGATCCTGCGGAAAGTTTTGAGACCGTCAGCACCAGCAGCCTGCGTAATGTTTACCAGACGCTGGTGGCCCCGGAGATCCACAACGAGCGCAACCTTACCCCAGCTCTCGCCAGCAAATGGCAGCCGGGCAGCACGGATCACAGCCTGCTGTTTACGTTAAAGCCCGGACAGAAGTTTGCCAGCGGTAACCCGGTCACCAGCGACGATGTGATCTACTCGCTGACGCGCGCGGTTAAGCTGAATAAAACTCCGGTATTTATTCTGGGCGAATTCGGCTGGACACCAGAAAATATTGATACGCAGTTCACGCGAAAAAGCGACTCGCAGTTTGAGCTGCGCTGGCAGTCAGCCATTGGCCAGGATCTGGCGCTGCGCCTGCTGACTTCTGCCGTGGCCTCAACGGTGGACAGCAAGCTGGTGCAGCAGCATGTCAGCCAGCAGGATTACGGCAATAACTGGCTACGTACCCATTCCGCAGGCAGCGGTGCCTATACCATCAGCAAATATGTGCCACAGCAGGCGCTGGTGCTGGAACAAAATCCTCATGCGCAGCCTGCCCCACACCTGAAGCGTGTGCTGCTAAAAAGCGTGGCCGATGCCGGATCACGCCGACTGCTGCTGGAAAAAGGCGATGCTGACGTAGCTTATGACCTGGGGGCAGACCAGTTCGCCACGCTGAAAAATCAGACCAATGTGCGCGTTGCCAGCTACCCTTCCAGCCTGATTTATTATCTGGCGTTCAACACCCAGGATAAGCAGCAGCCCGCGCTGGGTAATCCGGCACTGTGGCAGGCTGCCCGCTGGCTGGTAGATTACAGCAGCCTCTCCACGCAGCTGCTGAAGGGCCAGTATCAACCCCATCAGGCCTTCCTGCCTGCCGGTTTCGACGGTGCACTGACCAGTCAACCTTTCCATTACGACCTGGCGAAAGCCAAGGCCATTCTGGCAAAAGGCGGGATTAAGCCTGGTACTCGTTTCTCATTGACGATAATTAATCAGCCGCCGTACAGCGATGTGGCGCAGGCATTACAGGCCAGCTTTGCCAGGGCCGATATTCAGATAGATATTCAGCCGGTGGCTGAATCCGAGCTGTGGGGAAAAATGCGTGGACGTAATTTTCAGTCGATCTTTATTTACTGGGGCGCGGATTACGTTGATGCCAACAGCAATGCCAGCACCTTCGCCTATAACGTTGCAGGAGGGCCGAAAACGCTGGCCTGGCGTATTGGCTGGAATATTCCAGAGCTGAGTGCCAAAACCCGTGCGGCGGCGGCAGAAAGCGATGTCAAAAAACGTACCGCGCTGTATCAGGAGTTGCAAACCGATATCGAGCAGAACTCGCCGTACGTGGTGACGTTACAGGGGCAAAAACAGGTTGGCTTAGGTAAAAATATTGACGGGGATTATCAGGGGATTGGCAACAGTCTGCTCTATTTCGATCTGGTCAGTAAAAAATAG
- a CDS encoding KTSC domain-containing protein — protein MKRQPVASSAIHSVGYDADKRILEVELRGSGTSTYRDVPLTTWHFFMAAPSKGLFFYQHINHRFSQH, from the coding sequence ATGAAACGTCAACCGGTTGCCTCATCTGCAATTCACTCTGTTGGCTACGATGCTGACAAACGGATACTTGAAGTGGAACTGCGCGGTAGCGGAACATCGACTTACCGTGATGTTCCACTTACTACCTGGCATTTTTTTATGGCAGCGCCGTCGAAAGGTCTGTTCTTTTATCAGCACATTAACCATCGGTTTTCACAGCATTAA
- a CDS encoding acyltransferase: protein MKTLNIKLLTLIATYLVILLHTAAIPFSTFHSAWSIAVMYDALGRISFPLFLLIAGYISLNKNESLLSTLKTRVLDLLLPLIAWTVIYFIYNRMANGSTTAFSLLDLLSTPAYGHLWFIYTLILLFLVTPLLNTFIQHGSQQRINYILAVWFALASVYMLFDNFKETVLENHPAQIPSNIDMVVYLSGFYIIGGVVRRYKLSPKVTIATIIFILSAVLTAVMGYSLSISIGEPNEIFLFYSAPTIVTLALACFFMLLNAPLQFSRRVNLIIRTLARLSVGIFFVHMLVLETLLRLWSVSFNDYYSVLSIPGVALVSFMVSALLIYLMERVPGLKRLT from the coding sequence TTGAAAACCCTGAATATTAAACTGTTAACGCTTATCGCCACCTACCTGGTCATTTTGTTACATACCGCGGCGATCCCGTTTAGCACCTTTCATAGTGCATGGTCGATAGCGGTCATGTATGACGCGTTGGGGCGAATTTCGTTTCCCTTATTTTTGCTGATCGCCGGTTACATCTCGCTGAATAAAAATGAATCACTGCTAAGTACATTGAAAACGCGCGTGCTGGATCTGCTGTTACCGCTGATCGCCTGGACTGTGATTTATTTTATTTACAACCGTATGGCTAACGGCAGTACCACCGCATTTAGTCTGCTCGATCTTCTCAGTACCCCGGCCTACGGGCATCTGTGGTTTATCTATACCCTGATCCTGCTGTTTCTGGTGACTCCGCTGCTCAATACCTTTATTCAGCACGGCAGCCAGCAGCGAATAAACTACATTCTTGCCGTCTGGTTCGCACTGGCTTCCGTATATATGCTGTTTGATAATTTCAAAGAGACCGTACTGGAAAATCACCCTGCACAGATCCCCAGTAATATTGATATGGTGGTCTACCTTTCAGGCTTTTATATTATTGGTGGAGTAGTTCGTCGATATAAGCTGTCGCCAAAAGTTACAATTGCGACAATTATATTTATCCTGAGCGCGGTATTAACCGCCGTGATGGGGTATTCACTGTCGATAAGTATTGGTGAACCAAACGAGATTTTCCTGTTCTATTCTGCGCCAACTATTGTGACTCTCGCGCTGGCCTGCTTCTTTATGCTGCTCAACGCCCCGCTGCAATTTTCACGGCGGGTGAATCTGATTATCCGCACCCTGGCCAGACTCAGTGTCGGGATATTCTTTGTGCATATGCTGGTGCTGGAAACGTTACTGCGGCTGTGGTCGGTGAGCTTTAATGATTACTATTCGGTACTGAGTATTCCTGGCGTCGCACTGGTCAGCTTTATGGTGTCAGCACTGCTGATCTATCTGATGGAACGCGTTCCCGGGCTTAAGCGCCTGACCTGA
- a CDS encoding class I SAM-dependent methyltransferase — MLLSALSYIKNKTGYLQEFIADPRKTGTIAPSSQALCKTMSDAVDWQRSLRIAELGAGDGVLTRHLLTRMRPDASLLTFETNPRFHPRLAALQDTRLQVSGESAETLSGEFDAIFSGLPLLSLPHEVRHRILQQAASQLSADGVFVQFQYTSLCEPLLSGYFAWNRTRVLANLPPAWVYRGHSLAQLPWASRSL, encoded by the coding sequence ATGTTGTTATCCGCACTGTCGTATATCAAGAATAAAACCGGGTATCTTCAGGAGTTTATTGCAGACCCCCGTAAGACGGGCACCATCGCCCCTTCATCACAGGCACTGTGCAAAACTATGTCAGATGCTGTGGACTGGCAGCGCAGCCTGCGTATTGCCGAGCTGGGAGCAGGGGACGGCGTATTAACCCGACATCTGTTAACCCGAATGCGCCCGGATGCCAGCCTGCTGACCTTTGAAACCAATCCGCGTTTTCACCCGCGGCTGGCGGCACTTCAGGATACGCGTTTACAGGTGAGTGGCGAATCAGCGGAGACACTGAGCGGTGAGTTTGATGCGATATTTTCTGGCCTGCCGCTGCTGTCGCTGCCCCATGAAGTGCGCCACCGTATTTTGCAACAGGCAGCCTCACAGCTGAGTGCTGACGGTGTATTCGTTCAGTTCCAGTACACTTCCCTTTGCGAACCGCTACTGTCCGGTTATTTTGCCTGGAACCGTACGCGCGTGCTGGCGAATCTGCCGCCTGCGTGGGTCTATCGTGGTCATTCCCTGGCGCAGTTACCCTGGGCCAGTCGCAGCCTGTAA
- the yjbE gene encoding exopolysaccharide production protein YjbE yields the protein MKYIKSVFLLVLLAGSANTWAVTGAGEAAGSSASSMSDGTSDAVGVGVVAALLGVALATYGGGDGSNTGTTTTTTSTVSR from the coding sequence ATGAAATATATTAAGTCAGTTTTTCTGCTGGTATTACTGGCAGGCAGCGCCAACACCTGGGCCGTCACCGGTGCAGGTGAGGCAGCGGGCAGTAGCGCGTCATCCATGTCAGACGGCACATCAGATGCAGTCGGCGTGGGCGTAGTCGCTGCTTTGCTGGGCGTTGCCCTTGCTACATACGGCGGCGGCGATGGTTCTAACACCGGGACAACGACCACAACAACATCTACCGTTTCCCGCTAG